The Phycisphaerae bacterium genome contains the following window.
ACGCGTGCCAGGAACCCGACGGCCACGCTGCACACGTCGGGCATGCGCTCGATGACGATCCGCAGTCCGTTGGGCAGCGTGTGCATCGTATATGGATCAGTCATGCTCAATTTCTTCATCCCTGTAGGGTGCGTCCCCGACGCACCTTTACCAGTTCTTTGTAGGGCATGCGGTCCGCATGCCTTCACTATTCAGGCTCCGGGTCAAATATCGCGGTAAGAATCGCGACCGGCCGGACATTCTTCCCCTTCATTCCCCATTTCCCATACACAATTCCGCATTCACTCCGCCAGCGGCCTCGGACCCAGCGTCACCACGCAGAGATTCTCCCGGCGATGTTCGCCGAGATAACGCCGAATATCCTCGATCGTGACCCTCTGCACTTTCTCGATCTTCTCTTCCCGCGGCATCGGCCGGCCGTAGAAGAACAGGTCGTTTACCAGCTCCACGCAGCGCGATCGCGTCGAATCGCCGCGCGTCTCCTGTTGGGCCACGATACCCGTTACGGCTCGAATAAGTTCGTCCGGCTCGATGTCCTCGGCCAGCCGGTCCACCTCTCGGAGCAGCGTCGCGTAGGTCTTGTCGCAGCGCTCCGGCGTCGTGGAAGCGCCCAGAAAGATCATGCCCACGCCGCGCGGTATTTCCTGCCATGCGCTGACCCAGTAGACCAGGCCCAGCTTCTCGCGAACCTCGGTGAACAGTCGCCCGCTCATGCCGCCGGAAAGAATCCCCAGCATCACCTGCTGAATGGGGAAGTCATCGTGGATGGCATCCACACCCGGCCAGCAGATGCCGATCTGCTCCTGCTCGAGGTCCTTGTTGTAGTGCGTCCGACCTGCGGAGAATGAGGGCGAGAACGCGTCCCGTCCGGTCCGCGTCTTGTCGCCGAATCCGTCGAAGCAACGCTGGAGCACATCGGCCGCGCGAGCGGGATCGATCGCCCCGGCGAGGCTGACCACGATCCGTCCCGTGCCGAAGTGGGTGCGCCAGTGGCGGACGAGATCGTCACGGGTGATTCGATCCAGGGTTTCCGATTCGCCGAGCGTATGGTGACCCAGCACCGGACCGAAGGCCTTCTCACCGATGTATTTGTCGGCCAGTCCCTGCGGATCGTCCTCCAGGGCGAGCAGTTCCTGCCGGGCGAGTTCGATGTTCGCGGTGAGCGACTCGGCCGGGAACGTCGGCGTGCGGATGATCTCGGCTTCGAGCTCCACGGCCTTTTCGAAATGGTCGGGGAGCACGGTGCAACTGAACGTCGTCGTCTCCCGCCCGGCGCCGATGCCCTGCCGGGCGCCGATGGCGTCGAACGCGTCGGAGACTTCCTGCCCCGTGCGGCGTTCGGTGCCCTTGTCGATGGTCTCGCCGATCAGCCGGGCGAGCCCGTAGCGATCCGGCGTCTCCATCGCCGCCCCGGCCAAGACGCGGATCTGAAACGAGACCACGTGCCGCTGGGGCAGGGGCAGCACGGCGTACTCGATGCCGCACGGCAATGTGTCGTGAACGTACTCGGACATGTCGGCTCCAGGACCCTCCGACCCCGGCCGGGACGATGCCCGCCGATCCGCGGAGGAAAGCCTTGGAGCCTAACGGCAGCGGGGAATAGCCGCAACGGGGGGTACGATCCCGGCGAGCGGCGTGGCATTAACCCTTGTAGCGTACGTCATCCAAGGCAGCTTTTTCTTGGGTGGCATGCCCACGCCTCGTGGGCATGTCTTCACCCCGAAGGGGTGATCGATAGCCAGGTAGAGTGCATCTCGATGCACCTATTGCTCCGCCCCCGCGCCGCTAATCCCTCCCGTTCGGCAGCGCAAGGGGGCAACTTGATACACCGTTTGGAATTGCGACAATGTTCGCGTGCGCTGATGTGCCTTCGACGGCAGGATCAGGGTGAGGGCGCGACTCATTACTTCACGCCTTTGGCGTGTGAACGTCGGCCGTGGTTTAGTCACGAAGAGGTGCATCAAGATGCACGCTTGGCTAAGTAGGCTAACAGCATGTCCTCCATGGATGGAAGAAATCCTCATCATAATTACCTTGCGCGGCATCGAAACCTTGCTTTTGTCGGCGCCATGATTGTCGGCCTGTTCTCGAGGTGGGCATGCCTCTATTTCTCCACCGTAGAAGACTTCTTTGTAACGAGGCTATACCAACCGATTTTTGGTCTATTACAAGTGTTTAGCTTCGTATCGCCACTGAATCCAGATCCGGAGTTGTACTTATTCAAAGTTGATACTCTGGATTGCGCATTCTATCTAAGCAGACTTCTTGTCGCAAGCCTATCGACTTCCGCGGCAATTCTGATGTTTCACATGTTTGCCTTTCGTACAGTACGGACGTCTGAGACGCGTTGTGGCCGATGCGCGTACCGGCTTCATGGCCTGACAACTCCACGATGTCCGGAGTGTGGCCAGGAAATATGAGACATATATTCAGAATACTATTGGTACTCTTGGTCTCTTTGCTGATTGGGGCAACAGTACACTCCCTTGTGACATGGCCCTTTTCGCCCGGATGGTTTTTTGAGAGGAATTTGACAGATTTTTTGCAAGGCCATTCGCACATTAATCAAGATATCGATTTTATTCTTGCCAAGACGTTGATGTCTTTACCTGGTATCACGGCTGGAGTTATTGCTTATCGCGTTTTGTTGGGTCGGTGTTACTTGGATGGATACACACGCTGCGGGGCTTGCCGGCGCATGCTACGTAATCTCAAGGAACCCGCCTGTCCATACTGTGGTCGCCCATTCTAGACGCGGTGCTCCTTGGCAACTAGGCCAGCCAGGCACGGTGTATCTTGACGCCGGGTGCCATGCCCACGCCTCGTGGGCATGTCTTCACCCCGAAAGGGCGACCGACAGTAGCCGCGGGCCAGCGCCGGGTGCCATGCCCACGGCGTCCTCGGCGTGGCCATGGATTGACAAGCCAGGTTAGATGCGCCTTGAAGCACCGATTGGAATTGCCACAATGTCCGCACGCACTGCGGCGCTTGCAACGGCAGGAGGAAGGTGCGACTTATTTTTTCACGCCTTTGGCGCGTGAACGTCGGCCGTGCTTTAGTCACGAAGAGGTGCATCAAGATGCACGCTACGCGGCTTGGAGGAGAAGGGTCTTGTACCGCACAGCGTTCGTATTCCCGGTGGTATCGAGCCTACTATTAATCGGATGCGTACAATCTGTCCCGTGTTTCGCTCGGCTAGAGCTAAGTGATCTAACGACTGGAGAGAGAATTACAGAGATTTTTCTCGAGTTCGCCACAATAAACACCCTTGGTGACTCGACGCCCGATGAGATCTTAGACTCTATCGGAAGGCGATACCCCGTCGTATCCGAAAGTTCAGGGACGCCTCGCCAAGCGGGTCGTGCCACGGTTGATGTTAACGTACGCGTCCTATCGTCAGTGGACATTTCCAGCGGGCAGGTTGATCGGTTTTGGTTGGTGCGGTTTGAGCGAAATGACGGACTGACAGAGACAATCATCATTGAGTCCCCACTAGAGACTCCAGATTTTGCAGATTTCGTGGGATTGAGGGGAAGCGGATCCCGCACCCGGGTTACGGTGGTCGGACAAGGATGTGGGAATCCAGCTAGGTAGGGTGCATCTCGATGCACCTCTTGCTCCGCCCCGGCGCCCCTATTCCCTCACGGGCGGAAATTCCACCGCCGACGTTCCGGGCCATTGGGGGTCGATCAATCCCGACCGAATAAAGCGGTGGATGCTCGACCACCGCCAATCCCGCGGAACGTCGACCAGCCCATGCCTGACCGGATTGAAATGAATGTAAACGACGTGCCTTCGCCAATCTCGCTTTCTACGAATCAAATGCTCGTAGCACCGTCGTAGCCAGACCGACCGCTGATGACGACGCCGTCCGCCATGTGCCGGATCGAGCAGCAAACATATGCGGGCATGGCTGAGGATTGTCGCCCGCCGAATTGGTCCATCAAGAGGCACGCTACGCGCCTACGCGCTGACCAAGAGGTGCATCAAGATGCACCCTGCCCCGTGCGGCGCGGCGCCGCGCGATCAAAGCCCGCCCAGCAGTTCCGACACCTGCAAGCCCAGGGCGTTGCTGATGCGGGCCAGGGCCCAGATCGACGCCGCGTTCTTGCCCAGCTCCACCTGCGAAAGCTGCGAGGTGGTCAGGTCGGTGCGGTCGGAAAGCTGCCGAAGGGTCAGGTTCTGGG
Protein-coding sequences here:
- a CDS encoding insulinase family protein, whose product is MSEYVHDTLPCGIEYAVLPLPQRHVVSFQIRVLAGAAMETPDRYGLARLIGETIDKGTERRTGQEVSDAFDAIGARQGIGAGRETTTFSCTVLPDHFEKAVELEAEIIRTPTFPAESLTANIELARQELLALEDDPQGLADKYIGEKAFGPVLGHHTLGESETLDRITRDDLVRHWRTHFGTGRIVVSLAGAIDPARAADVLQRCFDGFGDKTRTGRDAFSPSFSAGRTHYNKDLEQEQIGICWPGVDAIHDDFPIQQVMLGILSGGMSGRLFTEVREKLGLVYWVSAWQEIPRGVGMIFLGASTTPERCDKTYATLLREVDRLAEDIEPDELIRAVTGIVAQQETRGDSTRSRCVELVNDLFFYGRPMPREEKIEKVQRVTIEDIRRYLGEHRRENLCVVTLGPRPLAE